The Plasmodium brasilianum strain Bolivian I chromosome 14, whole genome shotgun sequence genome contains a region encoding:
- a CDS encoding serine/threonine protein kinase has protein sequence MLKFRSICTTLIGGKIYNINGRTIREEKLLSEGAYSFVYLAKDLNTNKIYSIKKTICQDKEKLEMAKKEINILKSLPPHKNIVQYYGSTVIAENNYRIVIMLMEYCEKGNLLNIFEKNKDKIKENHIVKILKDIITGLHFLHTQEIPIIHRDIKLENILCDNNGVYKICDFCSHTISNSIFPNDLVKNSFYILKEEIERDTTLIYRPPELIDLYSNLEISCKVDLWMVGCILYLLLFKIHPFQNNNNNLLSIINGSFTIPYNSKYSKRIISILLMTLNKNPQKRIDSTTLLFILENYADLKTWFMHIPADIKRRVNQIFEKMNELNLNNKKNELIEISSDKIVDVKISSKEYQVPVPKSSTNFLKFFSAGNTSADAFKKRVGLSAVETATAATSTTATSTAATSTAAISTAATSTAATSTAATSTAATSTAATSTAATSTAATSTAATSTATTSTAATSTDASLPGKGSNVVNDITQAKGVKLISIENITSAAVIAINDAKENVDLLNLDTKFHHTVVDPNENNKKGSKNNENILKDVQMDKDLNLFEMNCSNARNDDAGSRSIDVERNDQINRSSNDVNNSFNCFFDPWSVSNGSDVSASDKTFLTSLKKNSNKNFSQNGGSSFLNGSRSNFPYDGINFQNDGDFKFENSCTLNNCTNNFNEWKDNHKNCSNINDAFYNLDYFEEIDHDNHNDGNKSGSNDGPNNNDDGKNRDDNNIPNFDGSKTKTEEEGPYNWNNSILNDFKKRSSSKLIASDKNDKFSELLEDFQKTFIK, from the coding sequence ATGCTAAAGTTTAGGAGCATATGCACCACGTTAATAGGAGGAAAGATATACAACATAAATGGGAGGACCATAAGGGAGGAGAAACTATTATCTGAAGGAGCATAttcatttgtatatttgGCTAAAgatttaaatacaaataaaatatattctataaaaaaaactatatgtcaagataaggaaaaattagaaatggcaaaaaaagaaataaatatacttaaaagTTTACCTccacataaaaatattgttcaGTATTATGGGTCTACAGTTATTgcagaaaataattatagaaTTGTAATTATGTTAATGGAATATTGTGAAAAGggaaatttattaaatatatttgaaaaaaataaagataaaatcAAAGAAAATCATATTGTTAAAATACTTAAGGATATAATAACAGGATTACATTTTCTACATACACAAGAAATACCAATTATCCATAGAGATATAAAactagaaaatattttatgcgATAATAATGGTGTTTATAAGATCTGCGATTTTTGCTCACATACAATTTCTAATTCAATATTTCCAAATGATTTagttaaaaattctttttatatattaaaagaagaaatagaaagagatacaacattaatatatagacCTCCTGAACTAATTGATTTATATTCAAATTTAGAAATATCATGTAAAGTTGATTTATGGATGGTTggatgtattttatatttattactttttaaaattcatccttttcaaaataataataataatctttTATCCATTATTAATGGTAGTTTTACTATTCCTTACAATTCTAAATATTCTAAAAGAATCATTTCTATTTTACTTATGACTTTAAATAAAAACCCTCAAAAAAGAATTGACTCTACAACtcttttgttcattttagAAAATTATGCAGACTTGAAAACCTGGTTCATGCATATTCCTGCAGATATAAAAAGGAGAGTTAATCAAATctttgaaaaaatgaatgaactAAATCTAAACAATAAGAAAAACGAACTAATAGAAATTAGCAGCGATAAAATTGTAGATGTAAAAATTAGTTCAAAGGAGTATCAAGTTCCTGTGCCAAAGAGCAGTACTAACTTTTTGAAATTCTTCAGTGCAGGAAATACGTCTGCGGACGCGTTTAAGAAAAGGGTGGGCCTGTCGGCGGTCGAGACGGCAACTGCTGCTACATCTACTACTGCTACATCGACTGCTGCTACATCGACTGCTGCTATATCGACTGCTGCTACATCGACTGCCGCTACATCGACTGCTGCTACATCGACTGCTGCTACATCGACTGCCGCTACATCGACTGCTGCTACATCGACTGCCGCTACATCGACTGCCGCTACATCGACTGCTACCACTTCTACTGCTGCCACTTCTACCGATGCTTCTCTCCCTGGGAAGGGGAGCAACGTGGTGAACGACATTACACAAGCAAAGGGAGTTAAACTCATAAGCattgaaaatataacaagCGCAGCTGTTATTGCTATAAATGATGCAAAAGAAAACGTGGACTTGTTAAACCTCGACACAAAATTTCATCATACAGTGGTGGATCCAAATGAGAACAACAAAAAGGGTtccaaaaataatgaaaacatattaaaagaTGTCCAAATGGACAAGGATCTAAATTTATTTGAGATGAACTGTAGCAATGCACGCAATGATGATGCCGGGAGTAGAAGCATCGACGTAGAACGAAACGATCAAATTAACAGGAGCAGCAATGATGTTAACAACAgctttaattgtttttttgaCCCCTGGAGCGTTTCCAATGGAAGTGATGTATCTGCCTCTGATAAGACTTTCTTAACgtccttaaaaaaaaatagtaacaaGAATTTCTCTCAAAATGGTGGTAGCAGTTTTCTAAATGGTAGTAGAAGTAACTTCCCATATGATGGTATCAACTTTCAGAATGATGGAGATTTTAAGTTCGAAAATTCGTGTACACTAAATAACTGTACAAACAACTTTAACGAGTGGAAAGACAACCATAAAAATTGCTCTAATATTAATGACGCTTTCTATAATTTAGACTACTTTGAAGAAATAGATCATGATAATCATAATGATGGTAATAAAAGTGGTTCTAATGATGGTcctaataataatgatgatggtAAGAACAGGGATGATAACAATATTCCCAATTTTGACGGgagtaaaacaaaaacagaAGAGGAGGGCCCTTATAATTGGAACAATTCCATTTTAAATGACTTTAAAAAGAGAAGCTCGTCCAAACTGATTGCATCAGACAAGAACGACAAGTTTTCAGAACTCCTTGAGGATTTTCAAAAAACTTTCATCAAATGA
- a CDS encoding dipeptidyl aminopeptidase 2, whose protein sequence is MMKYLLFFFSFVLLVCLTKGDLPIHALMGDVIGVWEIKETKSMSERAVHCGGGIPNRNLENLSSHLKDYEKFLKRKYGNINKILVKLTMEKIKVANETNPRNKWTYLAVRSVNNNAIIGYWTMVYDEGFEIRLKGRRYFGLFKYEKRPSESCPEAIENKNEKDSRCYKTDPTKTHIGWVLDEQIEETTREKKFQWGCFYGQKDQKTDVSAFVIHNEKKIPEHDNNNLGGEIKSEEEKGLSFSVLTQRANYQKIRLALEKLYGKTKTSLANIYGDIGDKIYGCHKQDIVNLKIRLTLPKNFTWGDPYTDENFNEEVDEQRDCGSCYSISSVYILEKRFEIMSWKKYKKKINIPKLSYQSVISCSPYNQGCDGGFPFLVGKHMYEFGILSESLMKYENNDTVKCKMNIGTYNSSYFYGYYKNKTDDIFYASNYNYINGCYECSNEYDMMNEILMNGPIVAAINATPQLLNLYNLNDKNIVYDTVTNENQVCDVPNEGFNGWQQTNHAIAIVGWGEQTDENNKLVKYWIIRNTWGNKWGYKGYLKFQRGINLAGIESQAVFIDPDFSRGRPKELLAKQQA, encoded by the exons atgatgaaatatttattatttttcttttcttttgtgTTGTTGGTTTGTCTGACGAAGGGAGACTTGCCTATACATGCCCTTATG GGCGATGTAATTGGAGTGTGGGAAATTAAGGAAACAAAATCGATGAGTGAGCGGGCGGTACACTGTGGTGGGGGTATACCTAATCGGAATTTGGAAAACCTCAGTTCAC ATTTAAAGGATTacgaaaaatttttaaaaagaaaatatggaaatataaataaaatattagttAAGCTAACAATGGAAAAGATCAAAGTTGCAAATGAGACCAATCCAAGAAATAAGTGGACGTACCTTGCAGTAAGAAGTGTTAACAATAATGCAATTATCGGCTACTG GACGATGGTCTACGATGAAGGATTTGAAATAAGACTAAAGGGAAGAAGATACTTCG gattatttaaatatgaaaagagACCTAGTGAAAGTTGTCCGGAAGCAATAGAAA ataaaaatgaaaaagattcGAGATGTTACAAAACTGATCCAACGAAAACACACATTGGGTGGGTTCTTGATGAACAAATTGAAGAAACGacaagagaaaaaaaattccaaTGGGGTTGTTTTTATGGACAAAAGGATCAAAAGACGGATGTTTCAGCTTTCGTCATACATAACGAGAAGAAAATACCTGAGCATGATAACAACAACCTTGG GGGGGAGATCAAGTCCGAGGAGGAAAAAGGACTGAGTTTCTCAGTCCTCACACAGAGGGCTAATTACCAGAAGATAAGATTAGCCTTAGAAAAATTGTATGGAAAGACAAAAACGAGTTTGG cCAACATTTACGGAGATATAGGAGACAAGATATATGGATGCCACAAGCAAGATATTGTAAACCTGAAAATCCGATTGACCCTACCCAAAAATTTTACATGGGGTGATCCCTATACTGATGAGAATTTTAATGAAGAAGTGGATGAACAGAGAGACTGTGGGAGTTGCTATTCCATATCaagtgtatacatattaGAGAAACGATTTGAAATAATGTcttggaaaaaatataaaaaaaaaataaatattccaaAGTTGTCATACCAATCTGTTATTAGTTGCTCTCCATATAATCAGGGATGTGATGGTGGGTTTCCTTTTCTTGTTGGAAAGCATATGTATGAATTCGGAATACTGTCAGAAAGtttaatgaaatatgaaaataatgatacTGTTAAATGTAAGATGAATATAGGAACATATAATTCATCTTATTTTTAtggttattataaaaataaaactgaTGATATATTCTATGCTTCTAActataattacataaatggATGTTATGAATGCTCAAATGAATATGATATGATGaatgaaattttaatgaatggCCCTATAGTAGCAGCTATTAATGCAACTCCACAACTGTTAAATTTGTATAATCTAAATGACAAAAATATAGTTTACGATACTGTAACTAATGAAAACCAAGTATGTGATGTACCAAATGAAGGATTTAATGGATGGCAACAAACAAACCATGCAATTGCAATTGTTGGATGGGGAGAACAAacagatgaaaataataaacttgTTAAATATTGGATTATAAGAAATACTTGGGGTAATAAATGGGGGTATAAAGGTTATCTCAAATTTCAGAGAGGCATCAACTTGGCGGGCATTGAATCCCAAGCTGTCTTCATCGATCCAGACTTCTCGAGGGGACGACCCAAGGAGCTCCTAGCAAAGCAGCAAGCGTAA
- a CDS encoding pre-mRNA-splicing factor RBM22, with protein sequence MDRFGHNIRADVKKQGYENCDLPILCETCLGENPYVRLIREENGKECKICKNVFTHFRWKPGEKARYKQTVICNMCAKVKNVCQTCLFDLEYNLPVQVRDKFLETSITLPENETNKNFFLEQMEKNLSSNTYNKMNHINMDLSKLKRYDPYFKRNMARVCSFWRKNACNRGDECPYLHKEIHFDKSLFNQNIKSRYTGENDVLAEKILKKYNNKYTDDNFTKNKICIHGINESVSQINIRECFKKFGEIKSFKMIPKDSKLFISYADPLSAKNAAEKYKDGLELNGSNLMITLQDQTHNNTLAVAACGSTNITASYNHSEGYNTRDYKNQRHNNHRNNCQRNNNQDNKTIHQNQGNFVPPPQGMMMGMSHMHFPNYGNNINPISSNTVPYSSMVPSVAEQRK encoded by the coding sequence ATGGATAGGTTTGGGCATAATATTCGGGCGGATGTTAAAAAGCAGGGTTATGAGAACTGCGATTTGCCAATTTTATGTGAAACATGCTTAGGAGAAAATCCATATGTTCGATTAATAAGAGAAGAGAATGGAAAAGaatgtaaaatatgtaaaaacgTGTTTACTCATTTTAGATGGAAACCAGGTGAGAAGGCTCGATATAAACAAACAGTTATTTGTAATATGTGtgcaaaagtaaaaaatgtatgccAAACATGTTTATTTGATTTAGAATATAATTTACCTGTACAAGTTCGGGACAAATTTCTTGAAACGAGTATTACGTTACcagaaaatgaaacaaataaaaattttttcctagaacaaatggaaaaaaatttatcatcaaatacatataataaaatgaatcatataaatatggatttgtcaaaattgaaaagatatgatccatattttaaaagaaatatggcACGTGTATGTAGTTTTTGGAGGAAAAATGCATGTAATCGTGGTGATGAATGTCCATATCTTCATAAAGAAATACATTTTGATAAATCCTTATttaatcaaaatataaaaagtagaTATACAGGAGAGAACGATGTGTTagcagaaaaaatattaaaaaaatataataacaaatatacagatgataattttacaaaaaataaaatttgtattcATGGAATTAACGAATCAGTTAGTCAAATAAATATCAGggaatgttttaaaaaatttggagaaataaaatcatttaaaatgATACCCAAGGATTCTAAGTTGTTTATTTCATATGCGGATCCTTTATCTGCAAAAAATGCTGCAGAGAAGTATAAGGACGGGTTGGAATTAAATGGGAGCAATTTGATGATCACGTTGCAGGACCAAACGCACAATAACACCCTCGCTGTTGCAGCGTGTGGAAGTACTAATATCACTGCGAGTTATAATCATAGTGAAGGCTATAATACTCGAGACTATAAGAATCAAAGGCACAATAATCATAGGAACAACTGCCAAAGGAACAATAATCAGGATAACAAGACTATTCATCAAAACCAAGGTAATTTTGTACCCCCTCCTCAGGGCATGATGATGGGTATGTCACACATGCACTTCCCGAACTATGGAAATAACATCAATCCAATTTCTTCAAATACCGTTCCTTATTCGTCTATGGTTCCTTCGGTAGCAGAACAGAGGAAGTAG
- a CDS encoding hypothetical protein (conserved Plasmodium protein), which yields MQITKEKGDQPNKVITETFLKAKEDSVYVKCKDVNNKQTITNKENCPNGKIRCNNLEGDGKKEHMECIKRRIKKQKKKKKDDRENYNNFFNSKMYLPSLKANKEELKFFFKILHNMMERNKSDNIYINLMDILCKNFPKYIGLFANLWFQCKTLLAEKLILIEFFRQLKVNSEIINHFFNYGYDSFETVLSITPQDLAKIQHFNNVTWAPGHVFRMKIIFLKIHDYFKIFIQKNDDYIKKINEFILNKRKKTDLTEQLCIPQQNYEKMKKINYSPLISPRSSNLNTITYQPYKYMNLKAKTVLYNNDSMYRRNNINISNYHCSPKPIMRSLQNIFLCHPR from the coding sequence ATGCAGATAACGAAGGAAAAAGGAGATCAACCGAACAAAGTCATTACAGAAACGTTTTTGAAGGCTAAAGAGGACAGTGTATATGTCAAGTGTAAAGacgtaaataataaacaaactATTACAAATAAGGAGAATTGTCCAAATGGAAAAATACGTTGTAATAATCTTGAAGGGgatggaaaaaaagaacatatggaatgtataaaaagaagaataaaaaaacaaaagaaaaaaaaaaaagatgatagagaaaattataacaacTTTTTTAActcaaaaatgtatttaccTTCACTAAAAGCTAATAAAGAGgagttaaaatttttttttaaaattttacataatatgaTGGAACGAAATAAATCagacaatatatatataaatcttaTGGATATATTATGCAaaaattttccaaaatatATTGGACTGTTTGCAAATTTATGGTTTCAATGTAAAACATTATTAGCAgagaaattaatattaattgaaTTCTTTAGACAGCTAAAAGTAAATTCAGAAAtaattaatcatttttttaattatggaTATGACTCATTCGAAACAGTGTTATCTATTACTCCTCAAGACTTAGCCAAAATtcaacattttaataatgttaCTTGGGCACCTGGGCATGTGTTcagaatgaaaataattttcttaaaaatacacgattattttaaaattttcattcaaaaaaatgatgattatattaaaaaaattaacgaatttattttaaataaaagaaaaaaaactgACTTAACAGAACAGCTTTGTATACCACaacaaaattatgaaaaaatgaaaaaaattaattattccCCTCTAATCTCCCCAAGGTCAAGCAATTTAAATACAATTACTTATCAaccatataaatatatgaacctTAAAGCAAAAACGGtcctatataataatgatagtaTGTACCGTAGAAACAATATCAACATTTCAAATTATCACTGTTCCCCGAAACCCATAATGCGTAgtcttcaaaatatttttctatgcCATCCGCGTTAA
- a CDS encoding peptidyl-prolyl cis-trans isomerase FKBP35 gives MYEGMMENKEEYEQVHLTEDGGVIKTILRKGEEGEDNKPKKGNEVTVHYVGKLESNGKVFDSSRDRNIPFKFHLGQGEVIKGWDICVASMKKNEKCSVRLDSKYGYGEEGCGDSIPGNSILIFEIELLNFREAKKSIYDYTNEEKIQAAFDLKEEGNELFKKEEINDAISKYKEALDFFMHTEEWEDILLEKKKNIEIICNLNLSTCYNKNKDYPNAIEHASKVLKIDKNNVKALYKLGVANMHFGFLEDAKDNLYKAASLNPKNIDIRNSYELCINKLREARKKDKLTFGGMFDKGSLYEEKKSTAK, from the exons ATGTACGAgg GCATGATGGAAAATAAGGAAGAATATGAACAAGTACACTTAACTGAAGATGGAGGTGTGATAAAGACCATATTAAGAAAAGGAGAAGAAGGAGAAGATAACAAACCAAAAAAAGGGAACGAAGTAACAGTACATTATGTAGGAAAATTAGAAAGTAATGGAAAAGTTTTTGATTCCTCACGTGATCGAAATATACCTTTCAAATTTCATTTAGGTCAAGGAGAAGTTATTAAAGGATGGGACATATGTGTAGCttctatgaaaaaaaatgaaaaatgttcAGTTCGTTTGGATAGTAAATATGGATATGGGGAAGAAGGGTGTGGAGATAGTATTCCAGGAAAcagtattttaattttcgaAATTGAGCTATTAAATTTTCgagaagcaaaaaaaagtatatatgattatacaaatgaagaaaaaatacaagCTGCTTTTGATTTAAAAGAAGAAGgaaatgaattatttaaaaaagaggaaattaATGATGCTATTTCGAAATATAAAGAGGCTCTTGACTTCTTTATGCACACAGAAGAATGGGAAGatattttattagaaaaaaagaaaaatatagaaattatttgtaatttaaatttatcaacatgttataataaaaacaaggATTATCCTAATGCTATTGAACATGCTTCCAAGGTCCTTAAGATAGACAAAAATAACGTTAAAGCTTTGTACAAATTAGGTGTTGCAAATATGCATTTTGGATTTTTAGAAGATGCCAaggataatttatataaagcTGCATCTTTGAAtccaaaaaatatagatattaGAAATAGTTATGAACTGTGCATAAATAAACTAAGGGAAGCtagaaaaaaggataaactAACATTTGGTGGAATGTTTGATAAAGGTAGtttatatgaagaaaaaaaaagcaccGCTAAATAA
- a CDS encoding uroporphyrinogen-III synthase: MEKTPFKYFFYFLFFIFYLPISSTSYKFLKILSSSFPKRCNIKNKKKEEKEEKEKNKKKHFLYYEQFRNFSCKLVSPQREEKVYTKNDQEGRMRRKKLYILITSPEGARIYRFLVVLLIYNLTKNKNDKNVQILCNNGKNSIIDEILNVPIISIGESCIEILNNYLNKTGFFNNIYKHYPSLVKQNVCNISYDTFNQINNSVKKLNIVFTPSKANSATLKMEMMSKYFKNQKECINANIVWVSSAISQSNFEDISTAISGEAKDDHIIKLTKINCYDTKQIVHSNKMKIKIKKKNCIVSLMSNSTVQSFYNNFGSDYNYVVCMGHNCYNLLKELNFKNIYFPHDSKLHTFLNVLIKLYNELKIKDKKKKYEVLLTREKHKNDQVRKILSEKNIPFVIIPCISTQYDSQGIQRLYSLISTYVTSGV; encoded by the coding sequence ATGGAAAAAACGCCctttaagtattttttttattttttattttttattttttacctgCCCATTTCTTCAACTAGCTacaaatttttgaaaattctGTCTTCCTCTTTTCCCAAACGGtgtaacataaaaaataaaaaaaaagaagaaaaggaagaaaaagaaaaaaacaaaaaaaaacattttctatattatgaacagttcagAAATTTCAGTTGCAAATTGGTGAGTCCGCAAAGGGAGGAAAAAGTGTATACAAAGAATGATCAAGAGGGAAGGAtgagaagaaaaaagttatacattttaattactTCACCAGAGGGTGCTAGAATATATAGGTTCCTGGTAgtattacttatatataacttaacaaaaaacaaaaatgataaaaatgtgcaaattttatgtaataatggaaaaaatagcATAATTGATGAAATACTCAATGTGCCAATTATATCAATTGGTGAATCATGCATTGAAATATTAAACAACTACTTAAATAAAACAGGCTTcttcaataatatatataaacattatcCTTCTttagtaaaacaaaatgtatGCAACATAAGTTATGACACATTTAACCAAATTAATAATAGTGTGAAAAAACTGAACATTGTCTTTACCCCTAGCAAAGCTAATTCTGCAAcattaaaaatggaaatgatgagcaaatattttaaaaatcaaAAGGAGTGTATTAATGCTAATATAGTGTGGGTTTCATCTGCCATTAGTCAGTCCAACTTTGAAGATATTAGTACCGCCATCAGTGGAGAAGCAAAGGATgatcatataataaaactcaccaaaataaattgttatgatacaaaacaaattgtgcatagtaataaaatgaaaatcaaaataaaaaagaagaactGTATAGTATCACTCATGAGTAATAGCACAGTGCAATCCTTTTATAACAACTTTGGAAGTGATTATAATTATGTTGTATGCATGGGACATAACTGTTATAATCTTTTGaaagaattaaattttaaaaatatatattttcctcaTGATTCAAAGTTACACACCTTTTTGAACGTTCTAATAAAACTGTACAACgagttaaaaataaaggataaaaaaaaaaaatatgaagttTTACTAACTAGggaaaaacacaaaaatgaCCAAGTAAGGAAAATATTGTCCGAGAAAAACATCCCCTTTGTAATTATACCTTGCATAAGCACACAGTACGACTCCCAAGGCATTCAGCGTTTGTACTCGCTGATTTCAACCTACGTAACAAGTGgagtttga
- a CDS encoding GPI mannosyltransferase 2, producing MLLHGALNKKKTKIPPECRVSTTARVLLIALIAIISRLFCIIYTIIWNKLINNYKFSNNILCYGDKGGGTLWQYIKCFSYWDGEYFLRLSLNETEYLYEQNHAFFPSLPLIIIYTKNLLKRFLLNMNECEMHVLIALVINNLFFVCSTIGVYVFPLVHFKSRKNAYYDEEEEEEQQTLQRQKQRQQQRQQQQRGYALPSTSEQNCFYLRNVKDKEEYNRFSFFLSILYTFSIGNIHVSSFYNESIFSCFSIWGFNFLQLSVSWYKMNVVFEILAVISFFIASCFRSNVILCPTRAQ from the exons ATGCTTTTGCACGGCGCacttaacaaaaaaaagacgaAGATCCCACCAGAATGTAGAGTTAGCACAACTGCCCGTGTACTCCTAATTGCATTAATTGCAATAATAAGTAGactattttgtataatttatacGATTATATGGAATAAACTGATAAATAACTACAAGTTTAGtaacaatatattatgttatgGGGATAAGGGAGGGGGGACATTATGGCAGTATATAAAGTGTTTTTCGTACTGGGATggagaatattttttaagactTTCATTAAATGAAACTGAATATCTGTATGAACAAAATCATGCGTTTTTTCCCTCATTAccattaattataatatatacaaagaaTCTACTAAAAAggtttcttttaaatatgaacGAATGCGAAATGCATGTTTTAATAGCAttagtaataaataatttgttttttgtttgttcTACAATTGGAGTGTATGTTTTTCCATTAGTTCATTTTAAGAGCagaaaaaatgcatattatgatgaagaagaagaagaagagcAGCAAACGCTGCAACGACAGAAGCAACGACAGCAGCAACGACAGCAGCAGCAACGTGGATATGCACTGCCATCTACAAGTGAACAAAATTGCTTTTATTTGCGTAATGTTAAGGACAAGGAGGAGTATAACCGCTTTAGTTtctttttatcaattttatatacatttagtATAGGAAATATTCATGTTAgttctttttataatgaaaGTATTTTTAGCTGTTTCTCAATATGGGGATTTAACTTTTTACAATTATCTGTAAGTTGGTATAAGATGAATGTTGTTTTCGAAATTTTAGCAgtgatttctttttttatagcaTCTTGTTTTAGGTCCAATg TTATACTGTGTCCAACAAGAGCACAATGA
- a CDS encoding methyltransferase — MRPFFDSDIVVNFNLSEEAVQNEKRIIENNRRVLRDYQKEKLILEGKKNWDKFYNHYKSNFFKDRKWIKVEFDNIFKENNTFVESKSNTSVESKSNTSVESKSNTSVESKSNTSVESKSNTSVESKSNDKLKETETKSEGKLILEIGCGVGNSLIPLLLEYEDFNFIGIDFSKNAINILNDKWKSIVNRNNKLKEVQVVGETADVLMNSHKALVGDNKKYGKKYEKKIEKKNEKNTEKTHQNVEWTDKHILNGKIIEDHFSNGSSYDVYLIDDHSTSEQSENCSHMYEMKSYKKLGNLLKACVVDITVDEESSTNVCTFGTVDVILLIYVLSSVQPDKMIKVINNCYKYLKKGGYVLLRDYGLYDLTQVRFANKREKKISENFYVRGDKTFVYFFTTEYLHDLFCQNDLFEEVQNKYITRIVKNRKRHLEMKRIWVQSIFRKK, encoded by the coding sequence ATGAGGCCTTTCTTCGATTCTGACATTGTAGTAAATTTTAATCTTTCAGAAGAGGCAGTTCAAAATGAGAAGAgaattattgaaaataataggAGAGTTTTACGAGACTATCAAAAGGAAAAACTGATACTTGAAGGGAAAAAGAATTGggataaattttataatcattataaaagcaatttttttaaagatagGAAATGGATAAAAGTAGAATTtgataacatttttaaggaaaataatacttTCGTTGAAAGTAAAAGCAATACATCAGTTGAAAGTAAAAGCAATACGTCAGTTGAAAGTAAAAGCAATACATCAGTTGAAAGTAAAAGCAATACATCAGTTGAAAGTAAAAGTAATACATCAGTTGAAAGTAAAAGTAATGACAAATTAAAAGAGACAGAAACAAAGAGTGAAGGTAAACTTATTTTAGAAATTGGATGTGGTGTGGGAAATTCGTTAATCCCACTGTTATTAGAATATGAAGATTTTAATTTCATAGGTATagatttttcaaaaaatgcaataaatattttgaatgaTAAATGGAAAAGTATTGTAAACAGgaacaataaattaaaagaagttCAAGTAGTTGGGGAGACAGCCGATGTATTAATGAATAGCCATAAAGCACTTGTAGGAGATAATAAGAAGTATGGAAAGAAGTATGAAAAGAAGATTGAAAAGAAGAATGAAAAGAATACTGAAAAGACGCATCAAAATGTTGAATGGACGGATAAGCATATATTGAATGGTAAGATTATAGAAGATCATTTCTCAAACGGTAGTAGCTATGACGTTTATTTGATCGATGATCACAGTACATCAGAACAGAGTGAAAATTGCAGTCATATGTACGAAATGAagagttataaaaaattgggAAATTTGCTTAAGGCATGTGTAGTAGATATAACAGTTGATGAAGAATCTTCAACAAATGTGTGCACCTTTGGAACAGTAGATgttattttgcttatttatGTCTTATCATCTGTGCAGCCAGATAAAATGATTAAAGTAATTAATAATTGTTataagtatttaaaaaaaggagggTATGTTTTATTAAGAGATTACGGTTTATATGATTTAACGCAAGTGCGATTTGctaataaaagagaaaaaaaaatatcagaAAATTTTTACGTGCGAGGGGATAAAACTtttgtttacttttttacaaCTGAATATTTGCATGATTTGTTCTGTCAGAATGATTTGTTTGAAGAAGTtcagaataaatatataaccaggattgttaaaaataggaaaagaCATTTAGAAATGAAGAGAATTTGGGTCCAGTCCATCTTTAGGAAGAAGTAG